Proteins encoded within one genomic window of Argiope bruennichi chromosome 7, qqArgBrue1.1, whole genome shotgun sequence:
- the LOC129976155 gene encoding leptin receptor gene-related protein-like: MTLLVLGCALPQYNNWYPFFVIIFYLLSPIPTLISRRYRDDMATSSACHELALFFTTGIIISAFGLPIILAEAPTAAPVITWGACGLVLAGNVVVFLTILGFFVAFDNDDVDYSMW, from the exons ATGACACTCCTTGTTTTAGGATGTGCTTTACCACAATACAa caaCTGGTATCCTttctttgttataatattttacttgctTTCACCTATTCCAACATTAATATCCCGGCGGTACAGAGATGATATGGCAACTAGCAGTGCATGTCATGAGCTCGCTTTATTTTTCACAACTGGCATTATAATATCAGCATTTGGTCTCCCTATAATACTTGCTGAAGCACCAACAGCAGCACCTGtg attaCATGGGGTGCTTGTGGTTTGGTTCTTGCTGGTAATGTTGTTGTCTTTCTTACTATACTTGGGTTCTTTGTGGCTTTTGATAATGATGATGTAGATTACAGCATGTGGTGA
- the LOC129976176 gene encoding nitric oxide synthase-interacting protein-like, with amino-acid sequence MTRRSKNVGSGRVYSYNEKQNDSKLNGYGTTENRIGKDSVKDFDCCCLTLQPCRYPVITPDGYLYDKEAILEYMIHQKMKIAKQMREYEKQKKRHEKEMAELAKAEERSREQKFIKMESSIMSGRIALESSISVSTSKVSNTANGQETVMPSFWIPSLTPNAEKTKTKKPGKAVLCPMSGKPLKIKDLVPVKFTEVKTPHERKSLMSRNVRYMCAVTHDVLGNSVPVAVLRTSGNVVTMECVTKLIKKDMIDPTNGMKLTDGDIIQFQRGGTGYASTNNKLNVKLETPAMMA; translated from the coding sequence atgacCAGACGTAGCAAAAACGTGGGATCTGGACGTGTTTATTCTTACAATGAGAAGCAAAACGATTCCAAACTTAATGGTTATGGAACAACTGAAAACAGAATTGGTAAAGATTCAGTTAAAGATTTCGATTGCTGCTGTTTGACATTGCAACCATGCCGCTACCCGGTAATTACGCCCGATGGCTATCTTTATGATAAAGAAGCTATATTAGAATACATGATACATCAGAAGATGAAGATAGCTAAGCAGATGAGGGAATATGAAAAACAGAAGAAAAGACACGAAAAAGAAATGGCGGAATTGGCAAAAGCCGAAGAAAGATCTCGAgaacaaaagtttataaaaatggaaagtaGCATTATGTCAGGCCGAATCGCCTTAGAGTCTTCGATTTCTGTATCAACTTCTAAGGTTTCGAATACAGCCAACGGACAAGAAACAGTGATGCCTAGTTTCTGGATACCAAGTTTAACTCCGAATGCTGAGAAGACAAAAACGaaaaaaccgggaaaagctgttCTGTGCCCGATGAGTGGCAAGCCACTGAAAATAAAAGATCTCGTTCCAGTTAAATTTACTGAAGTAAAAACTCCTCATGAGAGGAAATCTCTAATGTCCAGAAATGTTCGATACATGTGTGCCGTGACTCATGATGTACTTGGGAATTCTGTTCCTGTAGCTGTTTTGCGCACTTCTGGAAATGTGGTGACCATGGAATGTGTcacaaaactgattaaaaaagaTATGATTGACCCGACAAATGGAATGAAGCTGACTGATGGTGATATAATCCAATTCCAAAGAGGAGGAACTGGTTATGCTAGTACTAATAATAAGTTAAATGTGAAACTTGAGACACCTGCTATGATGGCATAA
- the LOC129976512 gene encoding tubulin alpha chain, testis-specific-like, protein MRECISIHVGQAGVQVGNACWELYCLEHGIQPDGQMPSDKTVGGGDDSYNTFFSETGAGKHVPRAVYIDLEPTVVDEVRTGTYRQLFHPEQLITGKEDAANNYARGHYTIGKELIDLVLDRCRKLADQCTGLQGFLIFHSFGGGTGSGFASLLMERLSVDYGKKSKLEFAIYPAPQVSTAVVEPYNSILTTHTTLEHSDCAFMVDNEAIYDISRRNLDIERPTYTNLNRLIGQIVSSITASLRFDGALNVDLTEFQTNLVPYPRIHFPLVTYAPVISAEKAYHEQLTVAEITNACFEPANQMVKCDPRHGKYMACCLLYRGDVVPKDVNAAIAAIKSRRTIQFVDWCPTGFKVGINYQPPTVVPGGDLAKVQRAVCMLANTTAIAEAWSRLDHKFDLMYAKRAFVHWYVGEGMEEGEFSEAREDLAALEKDYEEVGLDSTEGAEEGEEEEY, encoded by the exons ATGCGTGAATGCATTAGTATCCATGTTGGTCAAGCTGGAGTGCAAGTCGGTAATGCCTGCTGGGAACTCTACTGTCTGGAACACGGCATTCAGCCGGATGGACAGATGCCCAGCGACAAGACAGTGGGCGGCGGTGATGATTCCTACAACACCTTCTTCAGCGAAACTGGTGCCGGGAAACATGTACCCAGAGCCGTTTACATCGATCTAGAGCCCACCGTTGTCGATGAAGTTCGAACAG GCACATATCGTCAGTTGTTCCACCCGGAACAGCTCATCACTGGCAAGGAAGATGCGGCCAATAACTATGCTCGTGGACACTACACCATCGGCAAGGAGCTCATCGATCTGGTACTGGATAGATGCAGGAAGCTCGCTGACCAGTGCACAGGACTCCAGGGATTTTTGATATTTCACAGTTTCGGCGGAGGGACTGGTTCCGGTTTTGCATCTTTGCTAATGGAGAGACTGTCGGTCGATTACGGCAAGAAGTCAAAACTGGAATTCGCTATCTATCCAGCCCCTCAA GTTTCAACAGCCGTCGTGGAACCCTACAATTCCATTCTAACCACGCATACAACATTGGAGCATTCCGACTGCGCATTTATGGTGGACAATGAAGCAATCTATGACATTAGCCGTCGAAACCTGGACATCGAGAGGCCCACTTACACCAATCTCAATCGTCTCATCGGCCAGATCGTCTCCTCTATAACAGCGTCACTGAGATTCGATGGGGCCTTGAATGTGGACTTGACGGAATTTCAAACCAACTTGGTGCCATATCCTAG AATTCACTTCCCGCTTGTCACGTATGCACCAGTGATATCAGCCGAAAAGGCTTACCACGAGCAGCTGACCGTGGCCGAAATCACCAATGCCTGCTTCGAACCCGCCAATCAAATGGTGAAGTGCGATCCCCGACATGGGAAATACATGGCATGCTGCCTCTTGTACCGGGGAGATGTTGTACCAAAAGATGTGAATGCAGCCATTGCCGCCATCAAGAGCAGGAGGACGATCCAATTTGTGGACTGGTGCCCCACTGGATTCAAG GTTGGTATCAACTATCAGCCTCCCACTGTTGTACCTGGCGGAGATCTTGCCAAAGTTCAGCGGGCCGTGTGCATGCTTGCCAATACTACCGCCATCGCCGAGGCCTGGTCGAGATTGGATCACAAATTTGACTTGATGTACGCCAAGCGGGCCTTTGTCCATTGGTACGTTGGCGAGGGAATGGAAGAAGGCGAGTTTTCGGAAGCCAGAGAAGATTTGGCGGCTTTGGAGAAGGATTACGAGGAGGTTGGACTCGATTCAACCGAAGGAGCTGAGGAGGGTGAAGAAGAAGAATATTGA